The Coprothermobacter sp. genome has a segment encoding these proteins:
- the nadE gene encoding NAD(+) synthase — MSIRDQLVLGSPAAIADRIMSFLRDHVQQRTSDGVVLGLSGGIDSALGAWLAVGALGASRVSLLFLPERDSNPRSKVDAVSVATALGVPLQTVSITPMLRAVGAYRLVPPAWLVPRSLQERYVRRRYQALQGGQASAFIRVLRGGDGVEELRRDSAYVRVKHRLRMAIWYYWAEIHNQLVIGNCNLTEKMTGYLVRYGDTGADVEPIAGLYKTQVLQLARFIGIPEAIVAKEPTGDVAPGMTDEFALQMRYELLDQILWGLLHGMDPAAIERETRATAQEVAYVQDLLCLSAPMRELPPSPDLTGLVP, encoded by the coding sequence TTGAGCATTCGTGACCAGCTCGTCCTCGGCAGTCCCGCTGCGATCGCGGACCGTATCATGTCGTTCCTTCGTGACCATGTGCAGCAGCGCACCAGCGACGGGGTGGTCCTTGGCCTCAGCGGTGGCATCGATTCGGCGCTGGGAGCCTGGCTGGCCGTGGGAGCGCTCGGTGCGTCCAGGGTCTCCCTTCTGTTCCTCCCGGAGCGGGACAGCAACCCCCGGAGCAAGGTTGATGCCGTCTCGGTAGCGACCGCACTTGGCGTCCCGCTGCAGACAGTCAGCATAACACCCATGCTGCGGGCTGTGGGCGCCTACCGCCTGGTTCCTCCGGCATGGCTGGTACCCCGCTCGCTTCAGGAACGGTACGTCAGACGACGCTACCAGGCACTGCAGGGTGGACAAGCGTCTGCGTTCATCAGGGTGCTCCGCGGCGGTGACGGGGTAGAGGAACTGCGCAGGGACAGCGCCTACGTCCGCGTCAAGCATCGGCTGCGCATGGCCATCTGGTACTACTGGGCCGAGATACATAATCAGCTGGTGATCGGGAACTGCAACTTGACGGAGAAGATGACTGGTTACCTCGTCCGGTATGGGGATACCGGCGCCGATGTTGAGCCCATCGCCGGCCTGTACAAGACACAGGTCCTCCAGCTTGCCCGCTTCATCGGCATCCCCGAGGCTATCGTGGCCAAAGAACCGACCGGCGACGTCGCCCCAGGCATGACGGACGAGTTCGCGCTGCAGATGCGCTACGAGCTTTTGGATCAGATCCTCTGGGGACTCCTCCATGGCATGGACCCGGCAGCCATCGAACGTGAAACTCGGGCGACAGCACAGGAAGTCGCGTACGTCCAGGATCTCCTGTGCCTCTCAGCGCCCATGCGGGAGCTTCCACCCTCGCCGGATCTCACGGGACTCGTGCCCTGA